A single genomic interval of bacterium harbors:
- a CDS encoding lactate racemase domain-containing protein, whose product MKTIGLGFSDKAVTEVEARRICQEAFASWKVRGRKVLVVIPDATRSCPLGMMFRLVQEAAGDAAQLDFMVALGTHPPMPMDQIYARVEITEEEHRSKYARTRFFNHEWNNPEALFEVGRLSKADVRELTGGLFEMDVGVSINRMVQNYDLLVILGPVFPHEVVGFSGGNKYLFPGIAGEEILNFFHWLGAVITNPMIIGSKWTPVRKVVDRAASLLKVERKALCMVVKGHDLAGLYAGTPEGAWEEASDLSRKIHIEFKDKPFHTVLSCAPKMYDDLWVGAKCMYKLEPVVADGGTLIIYAPHITEVSVSHGRLIEELGYHTRDYFLKQWDKFKNYPWGVLAHSTHVRGIGTYENGVEKGRVNVVLATGIPEAICRKINMGWMDYRTINPADYVGREDEGILYVPKAGEILYRLKHAPAELGGLETTK is encoded by the coding sequence ATGAAAACCATCGGATTAGGATTTTCGGATAAGGCGGTCACTGAGGTGGAGGCCAGGCGGATTTGTCAGGAGGCGTTTGCCTCCTGGAAGGTGCGCGGCCGCAAAGTACTGGTTGTTATTCCGGATGCCACGCGGTCCTGTCCGCTGGGCATGATGTTCCGGCTGGTCCAGGAGGCGGCCGGGGATGCGGCGCAATTGGATTTCATGGTCGCCCTGGGAACGCATCCGCCTATGCCGATGGATCAGATCTATGCCCGCGTGGAGATCACCGAGGAAGAGCACCGCTCGAAATATGCCCGCACCCGCTTTTTCAATCATGAGTGGAACAATCCGGAGGCGCTGTTCGAGGTCGGCCGCCTGTCCAAGGCCGATGTCCGGGAGTTAACGGGGGGCCTGTTTGAAATGGACGTGGGCGTCTCGATCAACCGGATGGTGCAGAATTACGACCTGCTGGTGATTCTGGGGCCGGTGTTCCCCCATGAAGTCGTCGGTTTCTCCGGCGGAAACAAATATTTGTTCCCCGGCATTGCGGGTGAGGAAATCCTGAATTTCTTCCACTGGCTGGGCGCGGTGATCACCAATCCGATGATCATTGGCAGCAAATGGACCCCGGTGCGCAAGGTCGTGGACCGGGCGGCGTCCCTGCTGAAGGTGGAACGCAAGGCGTTATGCATGGTGGTGAAGGGGCATGATCTGGCCGGGCTGTATGCCGGCACGCCTGAAGGCGCCTGGGAAGAGGCTTCCGATCTCTCCCGGAAGATCCACATTGAATTCAAGGATAAGCCGTTCCATACGGTGCTCTCCTGTGCGCCGAAGATGTATGACGACCTGTGGGTGGGCGCCAAGTGCATGTATAAACTGGAACCCGTCGTCGCGGATGGCGGGACCCTGATTATTTATGCCCCGCACATCACCGAGGTATCGGTCTCCCACGGCCGGTTGATTGAGGAGTTGGGTTATCATACCCGTGATTATTTCCTGAAACAGTGGGATAAGTTTAAAAATTACCCTTGGGGCGTGCTGGCCCATTCGACCCATGTGCGTGGGATTGGCACGTATGAAAATGGCGTGGAAAAAGGGCGTGTGAACGTGGTGCTGGCGACGGGGATCCCGGAAGCCATTTGCCGGAAGATCAATATGGGCTGGATGGATTACCGGACCATCAACCCTGCAGATTATGTCGGACGTGAGGATGAGGGAATTCTGTATGTGC
- a CDS encoding SDR family oxidoreductase, giving the protein MILITGGCGFIGSHIAEALVAEGTKVRVFDNFSSGKLENLKGFGEGIEVIRGDVCDPEALRAAMKGVSRVFHEAALVSVGVSVEKPIDNDSINIRGTLNVLQAAREAKVKRVVFATSAAVYGNNPVLPKREDMLPEPESPYALGKLTGEYYLKLYSSLYGVETVALRYFNVFGPRQDGKSMYSGVISRFTDDLRSGRIPTIFGDGQQTRDFVYVKDVVQANLLAMRSAKVGHGEVFNVATGKTVSLLQLLDALKTIIGVQVTPQFKEARAGDIKHSLADISKIREALGYVPKFGLEEGLRATSNV; this is encoded by the coding sequence ATGATATTAATTACAGGTGGTTGTGGATTTATTGGCTCGCACATCGCTGAAGCGTTAGTGGCAGAGGGAACGAAGGTCCGGGTCTTTGATAATTTCTCCAGCGGAAAACTGGAAAACCTCAAGGGCTTTGGTGAGGGGATTGAGGTCATCCGCGGCGATGTCTGTGATCCTGAGGCGTTGCGTGCCGCCATGAAGGGCGTGTCGCGGGTGTTTCATGAGGCGGCCCTGGTGTCCGTAGGCGTTTCCGTTGAAAAGCCCATCGACAATGACTCGATCAACATTCGCGGCACGTTGAATGTGCTGCAGGCTGCCCGTGAGGCCAAGGTCAAACGCGTGGTGTTCGCCACCTCGGCGGCGGTGTATGGCAATAATCCCGTGCTCCCCAAGCGCGAGGATATGTTGCCTGAACCGGAATCCCCCTATGCCCTGGGAAAATTGACAGGTGAGTATTACCTGAAACTGTACAGCAGCCTGTATGGGGTCGAAACCGTGGCCTTGCGCTATTTCAATGTGTTTGGCCCCCGGCAGGACGGGAAGTCGATGTACTCAGGGGTGATCTCGCGGTTTACGGATGACCTCCGGAGTGGCCGGATTCCCACCATCTTCGGCGATGGCCAGCAGACCCGTGACTTTGTGTATGTCAAAGATGTGGTGCAGGCCAATCTCCTGGCTATGCGGTCGGCGAAAGTGGGGCACGGTGAGGTATTCAATGTGGCGACCGGCAAGACGGTGTCATTGCTGCAACTGCTGGATGCCCTGAAAACCATCATAGGCGTTCAGGTCACCCCCCAATTCAAGGAGGCACGTGCCGGGGACATCAAACATTCCCTCGCGGATATCTCCAAGATTCGTGAGGCCCTGGGGTATGTCCCCAAGTTCGGGTTGGAAGAGGGCCTCAGAGCCACCTCAAACGTATGA
- a CDS encoding sugar kinase codes for MKIELKKEFKYSLLVPTSMGLRLTPINGQPVHCSNTFTLQATSAETNVASVASYLGLPVKILTTFVKDSPMAQIIKDNLASRHMLYEGKEVVQDGPWGYRHQINIADSGYGSRGPRVYNDRAGEVGRTLNVKDFDLDRIFGKEGVQIVHLSGLVGALSPETGAFCLALARAAKKHGTRISFDLNYRASFWKNREKELRGIFSEIASVSDILVGNEEDFQLCLGIEGPEAGGKGLAAKMAGFKGMIERVRVAYPNASVFATTLREVISAQQHLWGAVMLAGDDWHVVEPREIGVLDRIGGGDGFVGGMLYAILKGWAPQKWIEFGWASGAFATTVLTDYGQPADEEQIWSIWQGNARVKR; via the coding sequence ATGAAGATCGAGTTGAAAAAAGAGTTCAAGTATTCACTTCTTGTCCCCACCAGCATGGGGCTCCGCCTGACCCCGATCAACGGCCAGCCGGTGCATTGCAGTAACACCTTCACCCTTCAGGCCACCAGTGCCGAGACCAATGTGGCCAGCGTGGCCTCCTATCTCGGGCTTCCGGTCAAAATCCTGACGACCTTTGTCAAGGACAGCCCGATGGCCCAGATCATCAAGGACAACCTGGCCAGCCGGCATATGCTTTACGAAGGCAAAGAAGTGGTGCAGGACGGACCCTGGGGCTACCGGCACCAGATCAACATCGCCGATAGCGGGTACGGGTCCCGTGGACCGCGCGTGTACAATGATCGCGCGGGTGAAGTCGGTCGCACGCTGAATGTGAAAGATTTCGATCTGGACCGGATCTTCGGTAAAGAGGGGGTGCAGATCGTGCATTTGTCCGGATTGGTCGGAGCCTTGTCGCCGGAAACCGGTGCCTTCTGTCTGGCGCTGGCCCGTGCCGCGAAAAAGCATGGCACCCGCATCTCCTTTGACTTGAACTACCGCGCCTCGTTCTGGAAGAACCGGGAGAAGGAACTCCGCGGGATCTTCAGCGAAATCGCCAGTGTTTCCGATATCCTGGTCGGGAACGAAGAGGACTTCCAGCTTTGCTTGGGGATTGAGGGCCCGGAAGCCGGGGGTAAAGGGCTGGCCGCCAAGATGGCGGGATTTAAGGGGATGATCGAACGCGTCAGAGTGGCCTACCCGAATGCCTCCGTTTTTGCCACGACGTTGCGTGAGGTCATCAGTGCCCAGCAGCATCTGTGGGGGGCCGTCATGCTGGCCGGGGATGACTGGCATGTCGTCGAGCCGCGTGAAATCGGGGTATTGGACCGGATTGGCGGCGGTGATGGCTTTGTGGGCGGAATGCTGTATGCCATCCTCAAGGGGTGGGCGCCGCAGAAGTGGATCGAGTTCGGCTGGGCTAGCGGGGCCTTTGCCACGACGGTTCTGACGGACTACGGGCAACCGGCGGATGAAGAACAGATCTGGAGTATCTGGCAGGGTAACGCGCGCGTTAAACGCTGA
- a CDS encoding tagaturonate epimerase family protein produces MQMKLPKFTMGVGDRFAREGNAQLTALLRAREEGIEVSPVWNKSFREHSIIHTEPPSVRKAADAAVAAMGWSFPYFVDADHINFKTVDGFISSSDFFTLDVASAIGTAAEPAAVKAFVEKYSSWCGELPVEGLAEPLVITRDLLERVAGKYLFAIQEAGRIYRKIEAQKGAGKFVTEVSMDETMTPQTPPELLLILAAIADEGIPAQTIAPRFSGRFNKGVDYVGDVTQFAREFEADVAVIRLACQRFNLPANLKLSVHSGSDKFEIYGPIREILQKTGAGLHLKTAGTTWLEEVIGLAEAGGDGLVIAKEVYTAALGRFDELCGPYAEVIDIDRKALPSAEQVAQWNSAAFVAALRHNKMVPGYNPNLRQLLHVGYKVAAEMGDRFLNALETHRGSVARNVEANFYGRHIKLVFPVTK; encoded by the coding sequence ATGCAGATGAAACTACCGAAATTTACCATGGGTGTGGGCGATCGTTTCGCGCGGGAGGGGAATGCCCAGTTGACGGCCTTACTCCGCGCCCGGGAAGAGGGGATTGAAGTCTCGCCGGTCTGGAACAAGTCATTCCGCGAACACTCCATCATCCATACCGAGCCTCCGAGTGTGCGCAAGGCGGCCGATGCGGCCGTGGCGGCCATGGGCTGGTCTTTCCCTTACTTTGTCGATGCCGACCACATCAACTTTAAAACGGTGGACGGGTTTATCTCCTCCAGCGATTTTTTCACCCTTGACGTCGCCAGCGCGATCGGGACGGCCGCCGAGCCCGCCGCAGTCAAGGCGTTCGTGGAAAAATACAGCAGCTGGTGCGGGGAGTTGCCGGTCGAAGGGCTCGCCGAGCCGCTGGTCATTACCCGTGACCTGCTCGAACGGGTGGCCGGGAAATATCTGTTTGCCATCCAGGAGGCCGGCCGGATTTACCGTAAAATCGAGGCGCAGAAAGGGGCTGGCAAATTTGTGACGGAAGTGTCCATGGATGAAACCATGACGCCGCAGACGCCGCCCGAGTTGCTTCTGATTCTCGCGGCCATCGCGGATGAGGGGATTCCGGCCCAGACGATCGCGCCGCGTTTCTCCGGTCGTTTTAACAAGGGGGTGGACTATGTCGGGGACGTGACGCAGTTCGCCCGTGAGTTTGAGGCGGATGTGGCCGTGATCCGGCTCGCCTGTCAGCGGTTCAACCTGCCGGCCAACCTGAAGCTGAGTGTCCATTCGGGAAGTGATAAATTCGAGATTTATGGCCCGATCCGGGAAATCTTGCAGAAAACCGGCGCCGGACTGCACCTGAAGACGGCCGGTACGACCTGGCTTGAGGAAGTGATCGGGCTGGCGGAGGCGGGCGGCGATGGGCTGGTGATTGCCAAGGAGGTCTACACGGCGGCGCTCGGCCGGTTTGATGAACTGTGCGGGCCTTATGCCGAAGTGATTGATATTGACCGTAAGGCACTGCCTTCGGCTGAACAGGTGGCGCAATGGAACAGTGCCGCGTTTGTGGCGGCGTTGCGTCACAACAAGATGGTGCCCGGCTATAACCCCAATCTCAGGCAGCTGTTGCATGTCGGTTATAAGGTGGCGGCGGAAATGGGCGACCGGTTCCTGAATGCGTTGGAGACGCACCGGGGCAGTGTGGCACGCAATGTGGAAGCCAACTTTTACGGACGGCATATTAAACTTGTTTTCCCGGTAACGAAGTAA
- a CDS encoding N-acetylglucosamine-6-phosphate deacetylase — protein sequence MSNLPMNRVVPDGWVDLQVNGHVGVDFSSPGLTVADVRRATVDLVKRGTAAYCPTIVTAELARYEENLPVLAAAMEEPDLQPHLLGVHLEGPFLSLDGRGAHQAALLKKPDVQLLDHWLTLAKGHIALLTVAPEIEGAETLIRHAVTRGVVVLLGHHVADGASIDRAVRAGARGCTHLGNGIPNTLPRHPNPIWCQLAEDRLSALLITDGHHLPKEFVSVALRAKGLDRCIVTSDAAPIAGLPPGRYNWMGTELVSEPSGRIALANGSSLAGSSATMADCIAWLRSWSDLSEANMLRLGRDNPLRFLGR from the coding sequence ATGAGCAACCTGCCGATGAACCGTGTGGTGCCGGATGGCTGGGTTGACCTCCAGGTTAACGGTCATGTCGGGGTGGATTTTTCCTCCCCCGGCCTGACGGTGGCGGATGTTCGCCGGGCGACCGTGGATCTGGTGAAGCGTGGGACGGCCGCGTATTGCCCTACGATCGTGACCGCCGAGCTGGCGCGGTATGAGGAAAATCTGCCCGTTCTGGCCGCTGCGATGGAGGAGCCGGATCTCCAGCCCCACCTGCTCGGGGTTCATCTGGAAGGGCCTTTTTTATCGCTCGACGGCCGGGGTGCCCATCAGGCGGCACTGCTGAAGAAGCCCGATGTGCAGCTGCTGGACCATTGGCTGACGCTGGCAAAGGGGCACATTGCCTTACTGACGGTGGCCCCGGAAATTGAAGGGGCCGAAACGCTGATCAGGCACGCGGTGACCCGTGGCGTGGTGGTTCTGCTTGGACATCATGTTGCAGATGGGGCGAGTATTGACCGGGCGGTCCGGGCGGGCGCCCGCGGTTGTACCCATCTGGGGAACGGTATCCCGAACACGTTGCCCCGGCATCCGAACCCGATCTGGTGCCAGTTGGCCGAGGACCGGTTATCCGCACTGTTGATCACGGATGGCCACCACTTGCCCAAGGAGTTTGTGTCCGTGGCGTTGCGCGCCAAAGGGCTTGACCGGTGCATTGTGACCAGCGATGCGGCGCCGATTGCGGGACTTCCGCCCGGCCGCTATAACTGGATGGGGACTGAGCTTGTCAGTGAACCATCAGGCCGGATCGCTTTGGCAAATGGGTCTTCCCTGGCCGGCTCCTCTGCCACTATGGCGGACTGTATCGCCTGGTTACGATCATGGAGCGATTTGTCTGAGGCAAACATGCTCCGGCTTGGGCGGGACAACCCGCTTCGGTTTCTCGGGAGATAG
- a CDS encoding aspartate aminotransferase family protein produces MAEYSLTPVVVPHVNTKFRTICTAIPVPESLPVFEALRISEPRSMAGQPPIVWHKAEGATISDRWGNRWIDWSSGVLITNAGHGHPAICKAIREVLDRPLLATYVFPHEGRATLVKMLSDLAPDPDNYLAFLLSTGSEATENCIKLSKTYALEKHGPGKKYMVTFNNAFHGRTMGAQLAGGMAKLKIWMGEPDASFVQVPFPDGYKNQDVSFDLFLKTLKEKGVTPKEIAGVMVESYQGIGPDFLPVEYAQKMAAFCREHDIVLTMDEVQAGFGRTGKLFCFQHYGITPDLIACGKGISSSLAISAVIGRKDIMSLYPPGSMTSTHSASPLAVAAAIANLKVLKDEKLVERAERLGTWFVAELRRIQGRYPSVLGCCQGKGMVAGIQAVKAGTRTPDPALALKINLACLYRGLMMFAPVGIAGECIKIAPPLSIDEEALRESLVVFEAAVDEVMKSHS; encoded by the coding sequence ATGGCTGAATATAGTCTGACTCCAGTTGTTGTTCCGCATGTAAACACAAAGTTCCGCACGATTTGCACGGCGATTCCGGTGCCGGAATCGTTACCGGTCTTCGAGGCGTTGCGCATCTCCGAGCCGCGATCGATGGCCGGTCAACCGCCGATTGTCTGGCACAAGGCCGAAGGCGCCACCATCTCGGACCGCTGGGGGAACCGGTGGATTGACTGGTCGTCAGGGGTCTTGATCACCAACGCGGGGCATGGGCATCCCGCGATCTGTAAGGCCATCCGTGAAGTGCTGGACCGCCCCCTGCTGGCCACCTACGTGTTTCCTCATGAAGGGCGGGCCACCCTGGTCAAGATGCTGAGCGATCTGGCCCCGGATCCGGATAATTACCTGGCCTTCCTGCTCAGCACGGGTAGCGAAGCCACGGAAAACTGCATCAAGCTGTCCAAGACCTATGCCCTCGAGAAGCACGGGCCGGGCAAGAAGTACATGGTTACCTTCAACAATGCCTTCCATGGCCGCACGATGGGCGCCCAGTTGGCGGGCGGCATGGCGAAGTTGAAAATCTGGATGGGCGAGCCGGATGCGTCGTTTGTGCAGGTGCCTTTCCCGGATGGGTATAAGAACCAGGATGTCTCCTTTGACCTGTTCCTGAAGACGTTGAAAGAGAAGGGCGTCACCCCGAAAGAGATCGCCGGCGTGATGGTGGAGAGTTATCAGGGGATTGGCCCTGATTTCCTGCCGGTGGAGTATGCCCAGAAAATGGCCGCCTTCTGTCGCGAACACGATATCGTCCTCACGATGGATGAGGTTCAGGCCGGGTTTGGCCGGACGGGCAAACTATTCTGCTTCCAGCATTACGGGATCACCCCCGACCTGATTGCCTGCGGTAAGGGCATCTCCTCTTCGCTGGCGATCTCGGCGGTGATCGGGCGCAAGGACATCATGTCCCTCTATCCTCCGGGCTCCATGACCTCCACCCATTCCGCGTCGCCGCTGGCCGTCGCTGCGGCCATTGCCAACCTGAAGGTGCTCAAGGACGAGAAACTGGTGGAGCGTGCGGAGCGGTTGGGCACCTGGTTTGTGGCCGAACTGCGCCGCATCCAGGGGCGCTATCCGTCCGTGTTGGGCTGCTGTCAGGGCAAGGGCATGGTCGCCGGTATCCAGGCGGTCAAGGCGGGAACCCGGACGCCGGATCCGGCTCTGGCACTGAAGATCAACCTCGCCTGTCTGTACCGCGGGCTGATGATGTTCGCCCCGGTGGGAATTGCAGGGGAGTGCATCAAGATTGCGCCTCCGCTCAGCATTGATGAAGAGGCCTTGCGTGAGTCCCTGGTGGTGTTTGAAGCGGCGGTTGACGAGGTGATGAAAAGTCACTCATGA